In the Sulfurihydrogenibium sp. genome, GCAGGAGGAAAAGAAAAATTAAAAACTTTATAACCCACACGGTTCAGATGGAACCGTCGAGAAGTTAATAGTTAAGGTTCCTGACATTTCAGTCCTTTATAACCCACACGGTTCAGATGGAACAAAGTGCATGTGGATGAGTTTTATACTGCTTTGTTTGACTTTATAACCCACACGGTTCAGATGGAACTTAGGAGGTAAAGAAAAATGGTAGAAACAGTTTATGCTTTATAACCCACACGGTTCAGATGGAACCCGTTAACTTTTAACTCAAAAATAAAATCGCTTTCAGCTTACTCTATCAATATTCTGATAATCATTATACCAAATTTTTAAAAAACCTGCAAGTTGAAGTTTTTTGCAGCAAACCTCGATATACAGAAAATATATTATTATATTTTATCCTTTAACATCCCATCACAAGCCTACCGCTGAAAACCCAAAACTCAGAAGCCCGCTGCAAATATCACTCCTTAACTTCCCGATCTTAAAAAATTTTAAAATAAAAAACTGCAAATTTTCAAAAAATTAAGCATTAAAAAATTAAAAATCAAAAAGTTTATTTCAACAAACACTTACAACTACTCTTCAAAAAATCCCTTTTAAGTCATCACTACACAAGCTTAAATCAAACATCAAAAAATAAAATCACTTTACCAATACCTTAACTTCAATGACTGCTAAGTCATCTCACTAAGCATTCAAACAATCTAACAAAAATCACTAAGATATTGATAAACCAATATCTAACGTCTCACATCTCACGTCTCACGTTTCACGTAAAACAAGCTTGTGCGGGCTTACCTATTCAATTGCCAAGGTACAGTTAAAAAATTAAAAATTATGTAATAAGTATATCAAAAAAATTTTCTATCTGTCAAGCAGAAATTGAAAGCTGTCATTCTACAGCCGAGCGAAGAATATCTGCCTATGTATCTCTATAATATCATTCTGAACGAAGATAAAAACCTCTTTTTACGTGATTATCCTAAATTTACAGCTACTACTTCTTTAACTTCAGGAATAGCTTGTTTTAATCTTGCCTCTACACCGCCTTTTAAAGTCCATAAAGACATATGACATCCTGAACATGCACCCATTAATCTAACATAAACAGTACCATCTTCACCAACATCAACAAGTTCAACATCTCCACCGTCAAATCTTAAATATGGTCTAACTTGCTCTAAAACTTCCTCAACCTTTTGTCTGTCTATTGCCATTTTAAAAACCTCCTACTTTGTTTATGCTAAAATTATATACCAAGCGGTTAAAATTTTTATGATTTATGCGAGGATAAATGGGGTTTTTTATTACGTTTGAAGGAATAGAAGCATCAGGTAAAACTACACAGATAAATCTTCTTTATGATTACTTAAAAAGTATAGGTAAGAATGTTATAAAGACAAGAGAACCTGGCGGGACTAAAATAGGTCAAAAGATTAGAGAAATATTACTTTCAAAATGGGATGAAAAATTTCCATACATAGCTGAACTTTTGCTTTACGAAGCAGACAGAAATATACATATTCACAACATAATCAAACCAAGCTTAGAAGCCGGTTATATAGTATTATCAGATAGATACATTGACTCTACAACTGCATATCAGCACTATGCAAGAGGGATTGATTATGAGATTGTCAGCTATCTAAATACTCTTGCAACAGATGGATTAAAGCCTAATTTAACATTTTTGATAGATATTCCTGTTGAAATTAGTCTTAAAAGATTAAGCGAAAGTAAAGACAGAATAGAGAGTGAAGATATAGAATTTCATAAAAAGTTAAGAGAAGGATTTTTAAAGATTGCTGAAAATGAAAAAGATAGATTTGTTGTCATTGATGGAACGATGGACATTATGGAAATACACAAAATTATTGTCGATTCGTTAAAGCAGAGAAGTATAATATGAAAGTTATCGGGCACGAGAAAGAAAAGACACTGATTAAGAAATATTTACATAAAAATTACGACTCTTTATCCTTACTATATGAAGGCAAAGATTGTATTGGTAAAAAGTTATTGGCTTTATATACTGCTCGTGGTTTTTTATGCGAAAAGAAAGAAGGTTTTGGGTGTGGAGTATGTAATGATTGTAAGTTAGTCAATAATTTAATTTCTAATGTTTATGAAAACACAAACCTAACACCGCATCCCAATATAATGCTTGTTCAATCTGACAACAGAGAGATAAAAATAGACCAAATTAGAGAAGCTATAAGCTTTCTTTCTTTAAAGTCTTCGAAAGGAAAGGTTTTAATCATAGAAAAGGCAGAAAATTTAAATACAGAAAGTGCAAATGCGTTGCTAAAAACCTTGGAAGAACCACCATCAAACACTTTAATCATACTTACAACCTCTAATCAAAATCAGCTTCTTCCTACAATAGTTTCAAGGCTAAAAAAAATTAGATTTAGAAAGTTAAGCCATCAGGATGTTATTGATATTTTAAGTCTAAAATTAAATGATGAAAAAAAGATTAAAGAGCTAGCTGATATATCAGATGGAAGCTTATGTATTGCTTCTACGTTATTGAAAAAAGAGGATATTTATGTATGGGCTAAAGATTTTGTTGGGATTTTGATAAACAAAAAACATCCGGAGGGTATATTTTCAATAGCAGCCAAGATAGACAAGATGGATATAGAAGATGTAAATCTTTTTTTTGATATAATTTTTAAATTCTACATTAAGCATAGCAAAGATTTAAAAGATATAGATAACTATCAAAGATTTTTAAATCAGTATAGATTGGCCATTACAAGTTTAAGAAAGGGTGTTAAGAAAAAGTTGATTGTTGAAAGCTTTTATTTTAGACTAACTCAAAAAGGAGCATTGTATGAATAATATAAAACCAGTTAGAATAAGGTTTTTTGATACAAACAAATTTTCCGAAGTAGAGGTTCCAGTAAGTGTAAAAAAGGGGGACTTTGTAGTTATTGAATCAGAAAAAGGTGAGGAGCTTGTTTTAGTTCTTGGTAATACAGTTTACACACCGGAATTAAAAAATTATAAATTTCTTAGAAAAGCAACAAAAGAAGACATTATGAAGTTTGATGCTTACGAAAACGAAGCTCAGGAGCATCTTAAAACCTGTAAAGAAGAAGCAAGCAATCAAGGATTAAAGATGAATCTTTTAAAAGCTTACATACCAATAAACAGAAGTAAAGTAATTTTCTATTATACTGCAGAAAGTAGAGTAGATTTCAGAGAGCTTGTAAAGATTCTTGCTAAAAAGATAAAGATGAGAATAGAGATGAGGCAGGTTGGAGTGAGAGATGGGGTTCAAATCGCAGGTGCAATTGGTATATGCGGTCAACAGTGTTGCTGTAATGTATTTTTAGATAAATTTGAAAATATCTCTGTAGAAATTTTAGAAGACCAAAATCTTCCGCCGACGCCGGCAAAGTTTACAGGAATCTGCGGAAGGCTTATGTGCTGTTTGACTTATGAACTTGGAAATTATGAGATTAAAAAAGACCTTCCGGAAATTGGTTCAACCATCAATTGGGACGGCAAAGATTATACAGTTAAATACTATGATTTTATAAGAGAGAAAATAATCTTAACAAACGAAGAAAATGATACGATTGAAATTAGCTTCAAAGAGCTTGAAGAAAAAGGAATGATTAAGCCACAAAACAGCTGTGGTGGATGCAATGGCTGTGGGTCAAAAGAAAATCTAACAATAACTGAGGCTAAGTTAAATTGATTTTGGATATTGCAAAAAAAACAATAGATGAGGAGATAAACGCGTTAAACAGACTTAAAGATTCGTTAGATGAAAATTTTGAAAAGGCTGTAAACTTAATTTTAAACTGTAAAGGTAAAGTTGTGATAACAGGAATTGGCAAATCAGGAATCATAGGCAAAAAAATTTCTTCTACTTTTTCATCAACGGGTACACCTTCATTTTTCTTACATCCAGCCGAAGCCATTCACGGCGACCTTGGGATGGTAGAAAAAGAAGACTTGATTTTAGCCATCTCAAACAGTGGTGAAACTCCGGAATTAATCGCAATCGTTCCAATTTTAAAAAGATGGGGCAACAAGATAATCTCTATAACAAATAAAAAAGACTCTACTTTGGCAAAATATTCTGATGTGGTTTTATATTTAAACGTTGACAAAGAAGCCTGTCCGCTGAATTTAGCACCAACTTCAACGTCAACGGCAACCCTTGTTCTTGGTGATGCTTTGGCAGTAGCATTACTTACATTAAGAGGTTTTAAAGAAGAAGATTTTGCAAGATTTCATCCAGGTGGTTCTCTTGGCAAAAAGCTTATGAAAGTTGAGCATATCATGAGAAAAGACCTACCATTATCTTATACAGATACACCTTTGAGAGAAGCTATTATTGAAATGTCAGAAAAAGGCTTAGGTGCTGTTTTGATAGTTGATAAAGATAATAATTTAGTGGGAATTATAACAGATGGCGACCTAAGAAGATTTATAAATAAAGGTGGCAGTATAGACAATTCTTTGGCAAAAGATGCTATGACAAAAAATCCGAAAGTAGCTGAAAAACATTGGTATGTTCTTCAAGCATTGGAGCTGATGGAAAGATATAACATAACAGTCCTTCCAGTGGTTGAAAACAGCAAGCCAATAGGAATAGTTCATATTCATGATATTTTAAAGAGTGGAGTGATTTAGGCTTTCATAGAGAATGAATATTTGAAAAAATTTTAAGATTTGATATACTATCATTTTGCATTTGTAATAAGAATACTATTTTTGCGTTTTTTGTCATTCTGTAGCCGTACGAAGAATTCCGCCTTCATGCCATCTATTTCGTCATTCTGAGCGAAGCGAAGAATCTCATATTTGCCTTCTTCCCTATCAAAAAGACATTGAAAGAGAAGATCCTTCAGACTTACGTCCTCAGGATGACCAGCAAAGGTAACTTCATTTTATACATACATTATACAGCTTACAGGAATTTTAGAGCATCCTCACTCCTGTTAACCTATTTACCATCAAAGTACCACAACCGCCTATTTTTCTTGTTCTGTATCTATTAGATAAAGTTGTTCTAACTCCATGACTTTTTAGCTTTAAAAATGCTTTTTCGTACTCTTCATCCGGAGTAGTTTTAAATGGCAAACTTTCTATCTCATTGTATTTAAGCAAAGAAACTCCAATGTTTAATCTTTTTGCAATGTTTGCTAAAGCTTCTAACTCTTCGTCAGAGTCGTTTTCTCCATAAATTAGCAGATATCCAATAGAGTAAAGCTTTCTTTTTCTGCTTGATAAAGTTTTTAAATGTTCTTCAAAGACTTGAATTAATTCTTCTATGCTATGAGAGTTTGGAATTAAGAATTTTCTTTTTTCTTCTAAAACTGAATGTAGAGATAATGTCAGTCCATCATGATTTAGATGAAGTAGCTCTTTAAAGTATTTTATGGGAAATCCTGTTGTGTAAAAGCTAACTTTTAAACCAATATACTTAAAGTAATCAAATGCTTGCTTAACATTTTCAAAATTTAACAGCGGTTCACCAATTCCGGCAAAGGCTATGTTTGTAATCTCAAATCCTTGGTCTTTTGCTATTTCATACTGATTAATAATCTCTTGTGATGAAAGATTTCTCATAAGACCATTTAAGCCAGATGCACAGAATGCACATCTGACCGAACATCCAACCTGAGATGAAACGCATAAAGTAGTCCTATAATGAACTGATTCTATGGTATATCCATCATCTGTTTTTATCTCTAATAAACTGTTAAGCTGGTCTTGGATAATTCCTTCTAATTTCATTTTGCTATTAAGCTTTCTTCCGGCTCCTCTTGTCCGGATGGTATTCCTTCAACAAGTTCTCTTATTAAATCCTTCACATGAACTAATCTTTTAATTCTATATCCATTAGCACCGGAGAAGAATAATCCAGTTTCTACTCTTCCAAGGTAAGCATCTCCAAGTCTATCTGCTATACAGTATCCAACTTTTTTAGCTTCTTCTCCATGATTACATGGTACCACACAGTTAGATACACATTTAACTTCCGGAGCTATTCCTCTTTCAATATCTTTTATAAGCTTTGTTACAATTCCCCTTGCCGGATAGCCAACAGGTGATTTAAGTAAAACTATATCTTCCTTTTTTGCATTTATGATAACTTTTTTAAATTCTGGTGATGCATCACATTCATAAGTTCCAACAAACCTCGTACCCATCTGAACGCCGGCAGCACCTTGTGAAATATACCACTCAATATCTTCTTTACTCCAAATTCCACCTGCAACTATGACCGGAAAATCTCCCCACATATCCCTCTCTTTTAAAACCTCAGGAAGAAGATTTTCTAACTGATATTCTGGCTTAAAACAGTCTTCATAAGGTATCCCTTGATGACCCCCGGACAATGGACCTTCAAGCACTACTGCATCAGGAAGTCTGTTATATTTCTTTTTCCAGTGTTTACAGATTACCCTTAAAGCCCTTGCAGAAGATACAATCGGCACAAGAGCAGCATCAGAACCTTCCGCATACTCAGGAAGTCTAAGTGGCAATCCTGCACCGGAGATTATTATTTTAGCACCGGCTTCAATAGAATCTCTAACGACTCTATCGTACTCTGTAATGGCACAGAGAATGTTTACGCCTATTATAGCTTTTTCCCCACCTGCAATCTCTTTTGCATCTTGTATTATTTTTGTTAAAGCTTCTTTGTTGTGAATATACTTACTTCCTATCGGTCTTCCATCTTTTAGTCTTACATAGTTAGGATATCTGTATCCTGTTCCAACGGCTGATACGACTCCTAAGCATCCATGCTTAGAAACATTGCCTGCCAAATTTTCCCACGATATACCAACACCCATTCCACCTTGGATTATTGGATATTCAAATTCATACTTTCCTATTCTTAAACTTGGTAAGCCCATTTTAAAAAAACCTCTCTTTAATCGATTTCTGGTAAAGCTTTCTTGGCTTTCAATATAGTAAATATATTTCTGTATAAATCAGGTTCACCTAACTCAAAAGCCAACGTATCTATTATATACTGATTTTTGCTTTTATATCCTTTTGCTATAAAATCTGCTATAAAAGGACCTCCCCTTCTCTTATGTTCATAAGCTACTGTCCCAATGACTCCAATATCAGATTTGTTTATTTTGTAAACAATATCCATCTCAAGAACTTCTTTTACTGCAAAATTAGCAAGAATATGCTCTTCTACCGCTTTTTTTATCTGGATTTCTTCATCATTTTGAGACTGAGAAACTACTTCATCAATGACTTCTTCTTTATTTTCTTCCGGTTTTTCTTCAAAATTCCCAAACTTAACTATTTTTGCCATCCTCTACTCC is a window encoding:
- a CDS encoding NifU family protein; translated protein: MAIDRQKVEEVLEQVRPYLRFDGGDVELVDVGEDGTVYVRLMGACSGCHMSLWTLKGGVEARLKQAIPEVKEVVAVNLG
- the tmk gene encoding dTMP kinase, translated to MGFFITFEGIEASGKTTQINLLYDYLKSIGKNVIKTREPGGTKIGQKIREILLSKWDEKFPYIAELLLYEADRNIHIHNIIKPSLEAGYIVLSDRYIDSTTAYQHYARGIDYEIVSYLNTLATDGLKPNLTFLIDIPVEISLKRLSESKDRIESEDIEFHKKLREGFLKIAENEKDRFVVIDGTMDIMEIHKIIVDSLKQRSII
- a CDS encoding DNA polymerase III subunit delta', producing the protein MKVIGHEKEKTLIKKYLHKNYDSLSLLYEGKDCIGKKLLALYTARGFLCEKKEGFGCGVCNDCKLVNNLISNVYENTNLTPHPNIMLVQSDNREIKIDQIREAISFLSLKSSKGKVLIIEKAENLNTESANALLKTLEEPPSNTLIILTTSNQNQLLPTIVSRLKKIRFRKLSHQDVIDILSLKLNDEKKIKELADISDGSLCIASTLLKKEDIYVWAKDFVGILINKKHPEGIFSIAAKIDKMDIEDVNLFFDIIFKFYIKHSKDLKDIDNYQRFLNQYRLAITSLRKGVKKKLIVESFYFRLTQKGALYE
- the ricT gene encoding regulatory iron-sulfur-containing complex subunit RicT, encoding MNNIKPVRIRFFDTNKFSEVEVPVSVKKGDFVVIESEKGEELVLVLGNTVYTPELKNYKFLRKATKEDIMKFDAYENEAQEHLKTCKEEASNQGLKMNLLKAYIPINRSKVIFYYTAESRVDFRELVKILAKKIKMRIEMRQVGVRDGVQIAGAIGICGQQCCCNVFLDKFENISVEILEDQNLPPTPAKFTGICGRLMCCLTYELGNYEIKKDLPEIGSTINWDGKDYTVKYYDFIREKIILTNEENDTIEISFKELEEKGMIKPQNSCGGCNGCGSKENLTITEAKLN
- a CDS encoding KpsF/GutQ family sugar-phosphate isomerase yields the protein MILDIAKKTIDEEINALNRLKDSLDENFEKAVNLILNCKGKVVITGIGKSGIIGKKISSTFSSTGTPSFFLHPAEAIHGDLGMVEKEDLILAISNSGETPELIAIVPILKRWGNKIISITNKKDSTLAKYSDVVLYLNVDKEACPLNLAPTSTSTATLVLGDALAVALLTLRGFKEEDFARFHPGGSLGKKLMKVEHIMRKDLPLSYTDTPLREAIIEMSEKGLGAVLIVDKDNNLVGIITDGDLRRFINKGGSIDNSLAKDAMTKNPKVAEKHWYVLQALELMERYNITVLPVVENSKPIGIVHIHDILKSGVI
- a CDS encoding radical SAM protein — its product is MKLEGIIQDQLNSLLEIKTDDGYTIESVHYRTTLCVSSQVGCSVRCAFCASGLNGLMRNLSSQEIINQYEIAKDQGFEITNIAFAGIGEPLLNFENVKQAFDYFKYIGLKVSFYTTGFPIKYFKELLHLNHDGLTLSLHSVLEEKRKFLIPNSHSIEELIQVFEEHLKTLSSRKRKLYSIGYLLIYGENDSDEELEALANIAKRLNIGVSLLKYNEIESLPFKTTPDEEYEKAFLKLKSHGVRTTLSNRYRTRKIGGCGTLMVNRLTGVRML
- a CDS encoding nitronate monooxygenase family protein; this encodes MGLPSLRIGKYEFEYPIIQGGMGVGISWENLAGNVSKHGCLGVVSAVGTGYRYPNYVRLKDGRPIGSKYIHNKEALTKIIQDAKEIAGGEKAIIGVNILCAITEYDRVVRDSIEAGAKIIISGAGLPLRLPEYAEGSDAALVPIVSSARALRVICKHWKKKYNRLPDAVVLEGPLSGGHQGIPYEDCFKPEYQLENLLPEVLKERDMWGDFPVIVAGGIWSKEDIEWYISQGAAGVQMGTRFVGTYECDASPEFKKVIINAKKEDIVLLKSPVGYPARGIVTKLIKDIERGIAPEVKCVSNCVVPCNHGEEAKKVGYCIADRLGDAYLGRVETGLFFSGANGYRIKRLVHVKDLIRELVEGIPSGQEEPEESLIAK